A segment of the Bacteroidia bacterium genome:
TGGTAAATGGCTTTTTGACCCAGATTTAGGGGGAGGAGCCATGCACGACATGTTGGTTCACGATGTTGACTATTTAAGGCATGTGGCAGGTCCATTTGAAAGTTGTTATGCCAATGCTGTAAAAGATGACACTGGTTGTTACAACAACGTAATGGCAAATATTATTCACAAAAATGGAATTCACGCAGTAGCAGAAGTCTCATTTAATATGCAAACAGGCTACCCGTTTAGTTTTTCTGTAAAGATCGTTGGAACCAAAGCTACAGTTGAATATAGCTACTCTGCAGGGGCAACTATTGCTGATCGTTCAGGTAGTAAGTGTGAAATGAAAGTTTGGAAAAAAGATCAAGGTCTTACAGAGTTAGAAGTAAAAAGCTTTGATGCTTATCAAAAGCAGATGGCATATTTTATAAATTGTCTGAAAGAGAATAAGCAACCTGAAATTATTACAATTGATGAAAGTTTAGAAGTCATTAAAATGATTGATGCAATTCATAAATCGGCAGATATTGGTGAGGTTGTTAGACTCTAAAGTATTGTTAAATAGTTAAAACTATTGATACCCTGGTAAATTAAATTTATCGGGGTATTTTTTATATCCAAAGAAATTTTCCCACTCTTGAAAATTAATTTTTAATAATCAACAA
Coding sequences within it:
- a CDS encoding Gfo/Idh/MocA family oxidoreductase, which codes for MLKAVLIGCGLIAESHVQAIENTKGVTLSAVSDVIKEKATSLAKASGCKAYTDAELMLDEIKPDFAIICVPTYFHKDYVELCAERGIHVLCEKPLERSTKVAQQLVDIVKKNGIIFMTAQVVRFWSGYDQIKEMFLNDELGEIYMMHLRRVSSRAGEYGKWLFDPDLGGGAMHDMLVHDVDYLRHVAGPFESCYANAVKDDTGCYNNVMANIIHKNGIHAVAEVSFNMQTGYPFSFSVKIVGTKATVEYSYSAGATIADRSGSKCEMKVWKKDQGLTELEVKSFDAYQKQMAYFINCLKENKQPEIITIDESLEVIKMIDAIHKSADIGEVVRL